The nucleotide window GCAGCAGCCGCGAGATGAGGTCGGTCAGCTCCGGCATCCGGCGCTGGGTGTCGCCCGGGAACTCGACCTCCCTGTGCAGCACGTTCCGGAACGTCTCCTTGCGGTTCTTGCCCTTGAACGGCGTGCGGCCGAACGCCATCTCGTAGACGAGCACGCCCACCGCCCACCAGTCCACGGCGAACCCGTGGCCGTCGCCGCTCACCACCTCCGGCGCCACGTACTCCTCCGTGCCGACGAACGAGTACGACCTGCCCCACGCCGCGCCGGAGCATGCGGCCTTCCGGCTCACCGGGGACACGCGCGCCGACTTGGTCTTCTTGGCCAGCTCGGGAGCGCTGCCGTTGCTTCGCGTCAAGAAACGAACCAGATTCTGAAACTGCTGCAGCTTCGGCGTCGACGCGGCCGCGGACACGGGCTCGCGCTTGGCGTGGTGGCCAGCAGCGGAGGCGCGCGCCCGGCGGTGGCCGTGACGGAAGACGGGCTTCACCTGAGGAGGAGGTGACGTTGACGGGGAAGAGGTAGAGGCCGGGAGGAGGCGCGAGAGGTCGAAATCGGTGAGGGTAACATGGCCGTCGGCTTGGAGGAGCACGTTCTCGGGCTTGAGGTCGCGGTACACGATGCCGGAGGCGTGGAGGTCGGCGAGCGCGGACACGGTCTCGGCGATGTAGAAGCGTATGGCGGCCGGGGAGAAGACACGGTCAGCTAGGGAGTAGCGGAGCTCGTTCAGGTCACCGCCGGGGCAGTAGGGGACGGCCCAGGCGAGGAGGTCGGGCGTCTCAGCGGTGCCGAGGAGTGACGGGAGGTGCGGGTGCGCAAGGCGTGAGAGCAGGGTCACCTCCCACCGCGCGCGGCGGTCGGCGTCGGGCTTGGTCGGCCCGGCGGAGCGCTTGTCGAAGACCTTGAGGGCGTAGCGGCCGCAGCCGGGCCGCGCCAGGTCGGCCTCGACAAGGAAGACGGTGCCCATGGCGCCTCGGCCGAGAACGCGCAGAGCGCGTGCACGGTCGAGGTCGACCTCCATGGGCATGAGCCGGCACGGGCGGGGGCGCGCGCGTGTTTGTACGCCGGGGAGTGAGGGAGGAGTTTGGGCGCTCCAAGAATAGGGGGACGCGCGTGGAATGGTGAGAGAGGCGAGGAGGGTTCGGAGGCGAGATATAAGAGGAGCGCTGCGTAGCGGCAAGAGAGAGATGGGAGGGAAAAGGGTCTCACTGCCCTGCTTAAATCGTCGCTCTCTTCTAGTATTTATTTCTTTAAAAAGTGTTATTAATTGTTTTATTTCTTAAGACGGTAAGGATGCAGATGCTCATACATACGTACATACGCTCACTCCTATAACGCACGCGTGCACACATTATCCCTATGAACACTTCGAGAGACTAAGCCGACACATTATTTTAAAATTGATGAAGTCGCCACAAACGCCTTCATATTCGATGCAAACGTCCGCTTGCATTGAACGCACATCGCCGAAAAGCctaaaataaattcaaaaaaatgatATCACTAAGTATAGGATTTGAATCCTGATGGGACTTGAATCTTGATGGGTTGATTTCACCATCTGAGTTACCCTCAATTCGCTAGTtcttttattttcatatttagGCCGGGTTTGCTTGTAGCGTCTTTTGTTCGAAAAGGCCATAGGTCATATATACATGACGCCTTCACAGAAATTGAAAATACATTCAAATACTTGAGAGTGCCAAAGTCTTCTCCCTCCAATATCCACTTTGACACGCCATGAGCAAAGCTCGTTGTCGCATCTGGTCCTCCGGCTGAGTGGAGCAAATCCATAAGCTCATAAAAGGAGTGACCAGAAAGTCATCGATGTACACAAGAAGATAGTGGCGGCCACCATCTGCGTAGCAAATCATCACCCCGGGGAAAGAAAGTGGTAGAGGGGGCCTGGAGATCGCCACGAACCCGACACGCTCATTGACGAGGCTGAGTGAGGGCAATTGTTATGGGTTGGAACTAGAACCGGAAATtcaagacgtacaactacattgTGCGCTTCGCATGATGACGCGCCCGAGATGAACATGCAAAAGAAAATGCCAGACTAAAAGAATGAGATATgagaacacaccgtctttcacaTGCCTCACGACATAAGAAGAAGCATCGCCAGAACAAGGACGAGGCGAGAAGACTTTATTCCATGTTGACAGCGACGCCAACGTCTCGCCACCGTCAAATGAAGATCATCTTAATGCCCACGAGAGGGAAACTATGACTCCCATCGTGTAGCACCACTACCTTAAGTACAACTTTGAATGAAGGAATCTTTTACATCAAGTTTTTTTGTGTGGGTATGTCAAGTTTGTTTTACCGAATTGAGAAGCCCTGAATTTCAATTCAATGATAGGAAActgctggaatttagtctattttgagcagcccaataactatttcagaaattcttaataaatcctagaggcccacttagcccatttatGCAAGGCAAGAGGTACTattaaagtttagtcccacattgctaatTTAGAGgaagttggacctccttataaggcaggttctttccccacttgtacgagcatgagaacaagagggatatccacgcgcgctcctcctccgccgcctgcCTCGCCCCGACGCGACGCGACGCGACGCGGGAATGAGCCGAAccgatatctaaatttttgccacgcacgacgggtatacgaaaggtcacgtGGGAGTTGAAACGTTTTCTGTAGTGGACACTAAATTCGAACGGCGCGCCTCTTCGGCCGCTGCCTGTTCGCTTCGTCTCACCTCCTGCCGCCGTCTCTTCGCGTCCTTCTCCTGTGCCTATATaagagaggtcgctcctctccagAGAGACACAACAGAAGCTCCTCTTCCTCTCGCCAAAAAGTTCCGAccactgcgctgctgctacgttcttccccatcccgtcttgcagcgtgcaccgcaggtcgggacagtaggcctccgagaccgcaccttttgagtcctgtacgggagaagggtgataaggtttttggggagcgctcagcacgactactggctgcttcatcacggacgatccggtcgccgacgactacttccccgacgatgacttcttccccgacgtccacgacctcctcgacgacatggcaggcgaggacaccgaccccaagtccagcgcttctgctgctgctgtcccgtacgtgttcttgtctttcctgttaaaggttctgccacagttccttgttctagtccttatcctacacatgataggttctacttcatatatgctacTTGCTATACTGTCTGCTTTAGATATGATAGGATACGGTTCATACATGCAGaagctatttaccttctctctgtcagaacgcatgacttgttttatctctactatattagtcatgctttatctagtatttctgttaataaaatcatttggtaaattgctcatatttccaacaatccaaaaaccttattataggcaatttaccccaagtggttttgctgtttccatgagacctcctatgtttgagggtattcactataagaggtggcgcgtgagagcagtcttatggtttcaaaccatgagttgctatgacgccactctcggcaaacctgaaggagagcttgatgctcaacaggcacaagcttttcagaaaatggatactctgtttaaggttgctctcttgagtgttcttggtgagaacatagttgatgcttatgcgtcaattgataatggaaaagatatgtgggatgcactcgaggccaagtttggggccTCGGATGCaggcactgagctgtacatcatggagcaattctatgattacaggatgactaAAGAGCGCTctgtggttgagcaagctcatgagatacattcatttgctagagaacttgagcactttagttgtatgctaccggacaagtttgttgccggaggtatcatcactaagcttcctccttcatggaggaactttactaccttgctgaagcataagaggcaggagttttccgtcccggatctcattggcactcttgatgtggaagaaaaggcgagagcaaaggacacacgtgctcgaggtattgagggaggatctagtgccaatgtggtacaaaagcagaacttccagcccaacaagttcaagaacaagggcaagtttgatggaaaagcaaagtttgatgggaagaacaaggctgtgcaacacacgaacttcaagaagaatggcaagaaaaaaggtgcttgtcatgtgtgtggggatcctgatcattgggctcctagttgccctaatcgctatgacaagcgtcatcctgggaaaggcggcaagaccgctaatgttgtcattggagacactgacatgaaggatgttgggtatggtatatttcccactattctttcagtatgtcattctcctgactggttgattgacacgggtgctaatgtgcatgtatgcggtgatatttccatgttttcgtcttattAGACCacagggacttcaaccgtgctgatgggcaacagttcaagtgcttctgttcgtggtgttggcacggtcgatctaaagtttacttcggggaagatcgtgcggctgaagaacgtgcattatgtcccctccgtcaataaaaatcttgttagcggatctcttctgtgtagagatggctacaagcttgtctttgagtcgaataaatttgtaatatgcaagtatggaacctttgttggtaaaggctatgagtcaggagacttgtttcgtttatccttatcagacgtttgcaataaagttgttaatcatatttgca belongs to Triticum urartu cultivar G1812 chromosome 7, Tu2.1, whole genome shotgun sequence and includes:
- the LOC125520639 gene encoding serine/threonine-protein kinase UCNL-like, whose translation is MPMEVDLDRARALRVLGRGAMGTVFLVEADLARPGCGRYALKVFDKRSAGPTKPDADRRARWEVTLLSRLAHPHLPSLLGTAETPDLLAWAVPYCPGGDLNELRYSLADRVFSPAAIRFYIAETVSALADLHASGIVYRDLKPENVLLQADGHVTLTDFDLSRLLPASTSSPSTSPPPQVKPVFRHGHRRARASAAGHHAKREPVSAAASTPKLQQFQNLVRFLTRSNGSAPELAKKTKSARVSPVSRKAACSGAAWGRSYSFVGTEEYVAPEVVSGDGHGFAVDWWAVGVLVYEMAFGRTPFKGKNRKETFRNVLHREVEFPGDTQRRMPELTDLISRLLQRDPARRLGYAGGADEIRAHPFFAGMAWDLLAEVTRPPYIPPPAEDSAADGQGFDVRDYFKKLHQPPPPPPPESGSSSSSSSSDFSSVF